From Cardiocondyla obscurior isolate alpha-2009 linkage group LG27, Cobs3.1, whole genome shotgun sequence:
TCCTACAGTTCCTACACgatcaatattattaatgcgatatgtttaatatatgataatattaatatgcatatattaattaatataaatattaagcgATTAATTATTGCACAATATGAAGAAAGGAATACTGATGTGAATATGTCTAATTGACATTGATATAtatcaatatatattattacgcaattgtgaaataatattgattGCGTAAGGGCTGCGATGTTGCGTTTTAACgcaacttaaaattattatggaCATTGCTGTGAATATTTCGTTTGCGCtcataagtttttttttttttttttttttaacttttaattctttgtataatgatttttttttgtagtagCTCCCTTTCTTCAAGATCTACCGATGATTATTATTAGCTCATAGGGTcagaacattttattatatcccTGAGAACGGtgccctcgttttttttttattcttttattttctactcGAATGACACGCATTTCCTTGCAATACACGATAATACTAgtcgaatattaaaaagtcaTAAAATTCTATTGTTGTCACTATGCGCCCGTATAAGTATATAGTACTGTTCGTGATACacactaaaataaaatattgcgattGACACCGCATCTTTGGTCGTTATCAAAGATGATccgattaaaaaacaaaatcctAATcgtaaatatacataaaaatatataatttatttctcttttctttatcttttaattaatttgtatttaatctTGCGAAGATAGAGAAGACTTTAATCGCGTACTTGCATCGGTGCATTCAAGTGTATCGAACGACTCGAGTTCTCAGTTTACCGTTAAACTCTTCTCTTCTTGTTGGTGCAATTAATTGGATTAGCAAGATAAATTGGACGGAATTCGGCTATATCGTTAAGTTATTATCGCGCTGCGTCTGCAATAGTAGCCTAACGTCTTACACTTTTCGCAGAGATGTTGGGGATGTACCTTGCTCTGATCCGACACGTCCAGACCATCGGGTTTTTCCAACGGCCtctgaaaataatacaacCGATTTTACCGGACGCTACGTTTCTACATTTTGCGAGAGATAAGAATAGAAATCTTTCTGCGGTATCTCAGTTCTTCCATCTATTATACGAGATGtatgtttgtttttttttttattcggcgTAATTGATGTcaatgatataattaattacattagattatatttatgttaacgTTAACTCAACTGGGCGATTGCAATTGAGCGATTTTGAGATCGTTTCAAGTATTCGCttgcgacgcgacgcgacgcgacacgTTGAGTCAGAGCTCAATTGTAAcagcaatttaatttcgaacgGCTTTCGGGATTCGCGAGGTAACGATTACCGGTGACTCCGACCGGGTATTTCTGCACTTGCCGGGCGGCAAagggcgagcgagcgcgatTATGCGACTATAATTAGCTTTCGCGTCGGTTTACACAAGATTTCGTTCTCTCAGCGGCCGCGCAATATTTCGAGAAAGCGAAACGGTTCCAAAAGTCTTTTAGCGAGTCCGACCGGGGACCGACTTGCTCGAAGACCGTTTCAATctctatatttatatttaacgctTAATTGCAGGGAGAACTGGTAACGAGCGACTCCTACCCTCACCTGTTTCTGAGGATACACGTTGATGTGACACTTGATGCACTCTTGGCCCATATTAGCCCAGCTGTTGCCCGACATCCATTTACGTTTGCACTTGGGACATTTGTATTCTCCAAAGCACCTCTTCTTCCCTTGGTAAGGCGTTAGTCCTTCGCCTTTCGGGCGTGCCTGCGAAAATTCCGTGAAACTCGATGAATTCAGGAGTTTCGGCGCCTTGCTCGCACCATTTATGATTAATATCGCCCCACCAGGCGGTATAATAATTGAGAATGAATCGCATGCGTCGTCTGACATTTCATcgctataaattttatcaacatAGGATTCAGTGATATTTGATACGCGAGAAGAATTGATTTGTAGTTGAGGTATCAAGTACTTGCTAAAGTTTACGAAAGGATATCGCTTTCGAGCttacttttctctttataGAGACGTTCGTTCAAGTTATCTCGCATGCAGATTTTAATTAGCCTTGGGCTGAAGGCCAATCAAGCCTTCCTTTCGTTTGGAGAACACACATTAATATTCCATTCTTCTCCCATCGATTAATAGGAATGACGTAAAAAACGTCATCTCGGTTAAAAAGAGAATGACTTAATTGGCGCACCCTCATATCGCGACGATTGACCGTATGACGTTACATGTCGCGGATATTCTTTATTCGTTATGTCAATTAGTACTCAATTGAGCCACGCGCATCTCGCTATTGTTGTTTTAAGACACGCACGCCGTTTACGAGTATTGTTAAATTCCCTGATGGTTCCTTACAACAAGCGGTTTTTCCGCTTGATTGCAGTTTATTTATGCTATCGAATGTTTCTGAAAGAACAAAGTTTTTGGTAATAATAtaccatatatatatatataattataaataatcgatatttgaagaaagaatatttgttttgttaccacactttttatttcataaagaTTTGGGGgcagtttattaaaattgtatctttgtattattttgtgGTCATCATCTCTGTTTACATAGTCTTTATCAGTGTTTTATCCAACTAGTCGGCCTTTATACATCTTTGTAACGATAGTCTgataagatatatttaaagcaCATCGCGTCGTTGAGCAATGTGCCGAGACTCACGATAATCAATCGAAGATTTATATGAATTACACGATAAGTGGATTTATCATATCTTGGAATCGAATCGTGATGTCACGGTGATTACCCTCGATTGCTACTTTTGTTTCCTTTGTGTTTATGAGATCGACCATCAGGGAATTCACGATTGCAAATTTCGCTACCGGTTTAAATATTCCTGGCTtgagttaatttttaactatttaaaaaattctgtcacgtatatacatatatttatataatttttgatttgtattttaaataactattaGTACTGCGTGTTGTATGTAAAACTACCGACCTGCGGGCAATCCTTAATATAATGTCCTTTCTTGAAACACAAGTGGCACAGGTACGTCGAGGGTGGCTTCTTCACCGATTTCCGCTCGCTTACGGCTAACTCGTTAAAGTGTCCCGCTAGATCCGCGATACTTTCCGCCACGCTATCTCTCATGGTTCTAACAGGTCCGGATGGATTCTGACATAGATACGTTTGCGATGTCGTACTGGGAAAATTGCTCCAGACCGCAGGAAGTAACTTGCTCTAAAATTTAAACAGACAATTCAATCTCGATGACTGATTTAAAATAGCACTTTGTTGATTTAACAgagctttaaataataaattgttttttataagGCAATcggtcaataaattatttgacgaATCTTGGTCATCAAGTGTCTGAATTGTCAGGGATGACTACCTGATCAGGTGATTGCGATGGATTTTGCTCGGCGATGGCCAGATAAACCCAGTTTAGTAGATGCGGCGGATAAGTCGATTGCTGAAGAGTCTTTTGACTTGAAGCACCTATTCCATTGATCGCACTGTAGCCGATCCGAGTAGAGTCCTGCAACTGCAGGCGCTGCACAGCAGATGTCGAATGGCAAGCGGccatatttttatctaatcgGTTTGCAAGTTTATCTGTTCCGGGTGGTGTCTCGTACCGCCAACAATTCCCTTAGGTAACTCGTTTATCATCTCCTTGTCTTTCGATACAAGCGACGTTCTCTCCATTTGAGTCGCTGTCGACAACAATCgcttgaattatttttccgGATTATAAAcgaattaatgttattatcgATGCTAATCTTCTCAAGTTCTCGATGCTCTTCGACGTCTCATTCTTGATCAGTTATGCCGATAGTGAGCTTTTCAAAACGAGTGCTTAATTTCTAGGGATCGCCTTTTATTCTTCCACACGCACTTTAGATGAATTTATTTCTGTACGTCTTACCGACATTGCAATTTGCCTtgctaatatttttcatatttattaagtaCGTTTATTTGATTTCAGGATTTTGTCACGATCACATTTGAGATTGCATGATGTAACAACGGCGAACGTTcttaatcatattttatatttgatcaTAGAAAGACACTGTTTTATTTCAACGTATTCTAATTACaagcagaaaaataaaactatgcTGTTGCACGTTGTAATCGCAATAGGGTCAGGAAGCAACCCGTATGTGTTTCACATTCACTTTTCGTGCAATCGTGAGTGTCAAATTCACCACTCCAAGTGTTACGAAGCCGCATATTAATGTTGAATGATCCATCCGATCTTTCAAAAAGAACCAGAGAAGAttggaaagagagagagagagagagagagagatcactATTTCAGACTGCAACCAGAGCTTTGACAATTTTTACGTGATGGTCAGCTCGGCCGGTTCCAGGAGGCTCAAAGTTTTCTGCCTCAAAGGCTTCATTCAATCACAACGGGAGCGTTCGTTGTCCGAGTATGATGCGCTCGCTGCGCGTCATATTAACTCGAGATAATCCGACGTTGGGCGAACTAACATAAGAGCTAAAGACGCACGACTAACGAATGCGTGCAGAGCGAACGCGTAAAAGGCTGGACGGGGATGCAGGGAGCGAAGAGAGCTGAGAAGCAAAGCCCCGCCATGTGGTGCATCTATTTCCGTGCTTGCTCTCGACCGACAAGGCGCCTCCGAATGGACCCCTGTGACTCAAACGGTCCCTTCTCGCAGAGCTCTTGATCGGTCTGCGTAGGCTTCTCATGCTGTCGTGGCCCACGTGGCTTGACAGACGCGCACAATGTTCGCCTAATCATTGAATTCTCCGCTTACGTCTTGATTTCTCGCTCTTTAATCTCCCGACTTTCTGAACGTTCTCCAATGTTCGCCATTCTTTCGATCatcgaaaaatgtttatacgaacctttttataaaatatttcagcaAGTAactattatatattgtaaaataattaataacgatatattttatcatgaattatttaatagtatGTGACACGTGTACAGCGAGATCGTTTCAGCTCGTCttgaagaatttaaaaaaagaatgagtGTGTCGCGATGTACGAGATACGTTCCATAATGCACagatatttttactatttcatGTCGGAATCCCGTTTGCAGATTGAAGGATCGGTCACGATATCACCAAGGAGAGTCACCGAACTcatctataaataaacttcaATTGCTATTCGCGTGTATCGATTGTCCTCGTCTGAGTTGCCGCAACAAATCGCGAATGGTTTTTGACACGACAACAGAGAAAATTGAACTCCTAGTTTAAGATGTACAATAGATatctatattaaataacatttgttACAAAAAGAGAAGACTACCATTTGCAGAGTTAAAGCTTTGGCTAATTTTTTGGCGCGATATCGCTCCTGTGACGGTATGACGGAGGTGCCGAATTTAGAATCTGCGGCACGCAGGAGTAGTCctttaattatagttttttttaactgattactcaatgttttttttttttttttttaaagttatatgaattgaaattattttatgtgaccactttaattcttttctaattgTCTAGTTTACCTGTACCTTCATCGGGGGAGCGAGAGCCACCCCTTACTAATTACCAACAGATCGATAATCATCGATGAGGGCTGTGCACGAGGCTTCTCGGACTGCAGTCCAAGCTCGTCGGCGAACGAGGCAGCATTAAGAATTGCGGTTTCTTCGATCGCATCAATATACCTCATACATCATCGTGACATTGTTGCATCTATTAATTTCtcgttaattttgtttttttattccgtttaaATATGTTTCATATAACAGTATTTAAAGTGATGGACTTGACAGGACATTGTTTATTCGTCATGCAAGATTTACAAACTTAATCGAAAGGTtgaagcaaattaaaaaattgatttagcTCGGAATTATTCCAGaggtaattataattaattaagttataataaaatgtaatttaggTGATAgcaattaaatcattattcacttattgtaattatatgaaACATTGATGTGGTTTTCAGCGGAGAAATCTTGGAAACGGCTTGTTAATTTCTCACCACCGGAGCGGATAAGATGGAAAAGtatgaaaatattgaaatggTTGGTGAAGGAAGTTACGGGCTGGTGATGAAGTGCAAGCATCGCGAAACCGGGCAAATAGTGgcgataaaaaagtttttggaAACGGAGGAAGATCTTCAAGTGCGAAAAATGGCATTTCGAGAAATAAGGCTGTTAAAAGTCGGTAttggttattaaaaatttttgttaaaaactCATTTGTAAGTAACATGGATTACATAGACTGTAATATCGTTTAGAAGTTACGCCATGAGAATTTGGTGAACATGATCGAGGCGTTTCGCCGAAGAAAGCGACTTTATCTCGTGTTCGAGTATCTCGACCATACCATACTTGATGAATtggaagaaaatgaaaatggCCTTGATTGGGAGAAATCGAGGCGATATATCTATCAAATACTTCGCGGTCTGGACTTTTGTCACAATCACAGGGTGAGCAATCTTCtaagctttattaaaatagttatatcttaattataatgtaGAACCCACCTTCTTCTTGTTATTAATTACCTTGATTAAacgatttattttcacgtttcgttattttaagatttaaaatcaTATACGtgcatttcaatattttttttattaaactagtGGACTaactcgtaaaataaaacgtcaaAAATAActgatgtaataaaattaatatgttcctTTGTATAtgtttgatattaaaattttaattagtttgatagatataaaaaaaaattacctgcACGGTGTACTTTGGTATATCAGCAACCTTTGGCAATAAGTACGCCTTCGTAACGGTAAAGTTCACGGCCGTGACGTTTAAATTCCAAGTTGCAGTAAGCTGTGGATGTGCAGTAACACGCGACGGCTGGATACCTAATGAATGATAGCATTGTAACAAACGAGGGCAATGGTTGCCGTATTTAGTTAAGCTCTATTCGGAAAGTTCCAGCATGCAGAAAATGCGTAACTGCAATTCaaatgagaattttgcaaataatccTGCACTGCTACGCAATTAATTCAAccaacgtttctttttataaaaataactttataatgtattaagtatatatatatttaataagttcCACATTGATCTTTctatttaagaattttttttttttaagctagtTTTGTAAGATTAGCGTTATTAATGTATCGGCCTCGCAGCAGtttgattaaataatgaaattaaacaaattaacgaaagatttttttttttgacagaTCATGCACCGCGACGTAAAGCCCGAGAACGTGTTGGTATCACCGAACGGCGTGATCAAGCTCTGTGACTTCGGATTCGCGCGGTACGTCACTAATGACTCTTGCACTGATTACGTCGCGACGAGATGGTATCGCGCCCCAGAGCTCCTCGTCGGGGATTCCAGATATGGCAGAGAGATCGACGTCTGGGCTGCCGGATGTATTTACGCCGAGATGGTCACCGGCCAGCCTCTTTTTCCTGGCGATAGCGACGTCGATCAGTTGCATCGCATCACAAAAGTTCTTGGTGAGTTTGACGtgagacaaataataattgaaaagaagCTTTACTAGATGAAAGACTATGAAAAGAActataatcaattaaattcagaGATAAGTACTTTTATTTCTCACAATGGTAttgatgaaattatttaattagaccGCGTAGCAAATATCTGGCAATTTTTGCTCAATCTGATTTTGCTATCTAGACGTTTGTTAGATGGACACATGATTTacttacatattaaatttcctCTTTAAATAGGTCCTCTTCATGGCAAGCAGTTGGCAAACGATAGCGCTAAAAGCATACTTCTACTCGGGCATGCAGAGAATAAGATTGCTGCTCTTCCGCGAACTACGATTGTGACTTTCCTAAGTCTTTTTCCGACATGGAGCTCGATGGCGATTGACTTTTTGGCACAATGTCTTCGTATAGATCCCGTTCTCAGGCCGAAATGTCTCACATTGCTGCAGCATCCATTTTTCTCGCACGACGGCTTCGCAGACAGATTTCTCACCGAACTGCAGCGACTCGTTGCAAAAGAATCTGCGATGAATTTGCTCGGTAGCAAAAGGATTGAGACATCTAACATTTGCCGCAATAGCATTGGAAGGTTGGTTGAACAAGTACTTTAACTCAATTAGCTTAACTTAGCACAgatgacaaataaataaaaaaactttactaTCTTGGATTTACTTtctaaagaatattaattgttttttaagtaatataaaCAATACAACAAATGTAACGTAAAGTTTGGTAGattgtattttattctttccacTGGCACAAGTAATCCGTAGTCGcacattttttgtatttcagATGGCAGATGACATTAATGAAAGAGAGACAAGCGACGAATAAAGTAGAGTACGATGCCGCGGAAAGCGAGAACTCGCCGAGCGAACGTATTAATTCAAATACCGCGAGTAAGCTGCAGATAAATCGGCCGCGTGAATTACGTTTCTTCGGCCCGGTCTCAGTGATACCGAACACCACGTACATCCGACGGCTGGAGCACAAGGGGCTTCTGATCCCTGAATCGAAGGGCTGTGCCTTGCCAGCTCTGCCGTTGAAGATGAAGACGAAAACGACCGCCAAGAGGAAAAAGCTCGATCTGTCTAGCGTGAAAAATCATTGAGAGCTCTCGTTAAGAAGAGCTCGGTTCCTTTTCGCGATATTGATGCCGAAGGAAAGGGAATTCGCCAACTGTACAGAGAAATTATTATGTgcaaaatatgaaagaaagcGTGTACATATcttgtatttaatattcactTTGCAAATGAGCAtgttaatgtaaataaaaaatgtcgaCTGTGCGTTTGTAAGGTGTGATTTGCTTGTAAGGTGCATTCTGcgagatacaaaataaatactgAGATCTTCCTTTACTTACGTCGAATACGAAAACGTGAACATAATACGAAATATATGTAATCGAGACGCGTCGCGTCTTTAACTTTAATCATCATCAATTTAAGAATGAGAATGAGCactttgcatttattttgccCTTAAGCCAACGATAATGTATAAAGGACTTTGcattaacttatttttttattttcagaattaaTAAAAGGGCATAAAGAGTAAAGTTTGAATCGAAAATAAAGCaacagatatttaaaaaataagcatTAGCGCGGCAAATATTAGCGCGAAAAATCTCGAGCGCTATTGGTTGTTAAAATCCTTGGCCGTGATTGGCTGACTCGAGGTGGCGTTACTTGCGTTACCCAATCCTGGCAATCCTGATTTAACTTCTGTGCCATAACGGTTTCTACCTCGCCACGGCTCGCAACGCAATTTTGAATTCGGTGACGAGTACCGCATAATATTCggcatttctttctcttcttcgcgAATGTACGGCGAGGTATCCTTTACCCGGTTCTCCGATCAAATCTGTGCAAGGCGCGACGCGTTTCTGTTCGCGAAGTGATAGATATTCCGAAAATGCCGAAGACGTTGAAGACGTCGGGACAATGAACGATCGACGCCATAATCGATGGACTTACCTCTGGCAGAAAATACGTCGTGATCAACGTAGAGAAGCTGATGGCTCGCCGCCGATGTTCACCCGGTTCTTTGGTTGAATCAGTGCAGTACGCAGCGCGCTTCTGTTCGTGAAGTGAAGTGAGAGATTCCGAGAGTGCCAAGGATGCCGAAGACGCCGGTGCAATGGATCAACGATCGACGCCATAATCGATGGACTTACCTCTGGCAGAAAATACGTCGTCATCAACGTAGAGAAGCTGATGGCTCGACGCCGGATGTCTCAGCAGCCGACTTGGGACGTGGGTCTTTTCAGGACGAGATGAAGAAGGTGAGtagaataataatatcttAAATATCAGCGGTCTAAACGTCGAACGAATACCCCGATCCGCGTTGGCGTCGTGTGTcgtgatttattttcttgttaatGTCGCGTTCGCTGTTGGCGTCCGTTCGCTATCTCGCATGGACAATCTCGACGGCCGGCCAGCTGGCCTGATTTTTTGCGCGTTCTTTGTCACAATCACGCGTTGTCTTTTGTCAGTGGTCGAAGAATACGCAGCGTACAAAATAAAGTGGATActgtagaataaaatattgctgAAAATCTTTCTGAAACAAAGGATACTCTATCAAACgcgtcaattttttatagagaggcattatttttttaaataatataaaaaaggaTTTAGGAATTGGGAATTGCTCTTTTCGTAGAAAAGGATATTGAATAACTTGCCTATCTGACATATTTAAGGGGTTTTTATTTCGGAATTGCATccatttttgaaatatataattaatatctcgcaACGGACGCGTTGACCCTGCAGCAAATGCGACgggaagaaagaaggaatCTTCGCCGAACGCGAAAAAATCACCGACACACagttttgtttttctctttcttgtttt
This genomic window contains:
- the LOC139112186 gene encoding zinc finger CCHC domain-containing protein 24, producing the protein MAACHSTSAVQRLQLQDSTRIGYSAINGIGASSQKTLQQSTYPPHLLNWVYLAIAEQNPSQSPDQSKLLPAVWSNFPSTTSQTYLCQNPSGPVRTMRDSVAESIADLAGHFNELAVSERKSVKKPPSTYLCHLCFKKGHYIKDCPQARPKGEGLTPYQGKKRCFGEYKCPKCKRKWMSGNSWANMGQECIKCHINVYPQKQRPLEKPDGLDVSDQSKVHPQHLCEKCKTLGYYCRRSAIIT
- the LOC139112178 gene encoding cyclin-dependent kinase-like 4; this translates as MEKYENIEMVGEGSYGLVMKCKHRETGQIVAIKKFLETEEDLQVRKMAFREIRLLKKLRHENLVNMIEAFRRRKRLYLVFEYLDHTILDELEENENGLDWEKSRRYIYQILRGLDFCHNHRIMHRDVKPENVLVSPNGVIKLCDFGFARYVTNDSCTDYVATRWYRAPELLVGDSRYGREIDVWAAGCIYAEMVTGQPLFPGDSDVDQLHRITKVLGPLHGKQLANDSAKSILLLGHAENKIAALPRTTIVTFLSLFPTWSSMAIDFLAQCLRIDPVLRPKCLTLLQHPFFSHDGFADRFLTELQRLVAKESAMNLLGSKRIETSNICRNSIGRWQMTLMKERQATNKVEYDAAESENSPSERINSNTASKLQINRPRELRFFGPVSVIPNTTYIRRLEHKGLLIPESKGCALPALPLKMKTKTTAKRKKLDLSSVKNH